The following nucleotide sequence is from Chryseobacterium sp. CY350.
GAATCCAAAGTTTCTGATAAACGCCAATTTTTTTAGAATTTCTTTATCATTAGTTACTACTAATCCTCCTTCTCCTGAATGATATAGTTTGGTTGCGTGAAGACTACAAGTAGAAATATCTCCGTATTCAAATATAGATTTTCCGTTTATTTTAACACCGAAAGCATGGGCTCCATCATAGATAACTTTTAAATTATGTTTTCGAGCAATTTTTTCAATTGCAATTACGTCACATGGGTTTCCATAAACGTGTGTGGCTAGAATCGCAGTCGTTTTATCAGTGATATTTTCTTCAATCTTTGAAGGATCAATATTAAGAGAACTTTTATCAATGTCGACGAAAACTGGTCGACAACCTTCCCAAACAATACTGCTTGTTGTAGCTACAAATGAGAATGGTGTAGTGATAATTTCTCCTTTTAAATTTAAGGCTTTAATTGCCATTTGTAATGCAACAGTTCCATTTGTTACAAATAAAAGATGGTTTAAACCTAAATATTCTTTGAGCTTTATTTCCAGATCGCTTGCCAAGGGACCCATATTAGTCAACCATTGGCGTTGCCAAATTCCTATTAAGTATTTCTGATATTCTTCAATTGGTGGAAGAAATGGTTTTGTTACTGGTATCATTTTTTTAATATAAGATTTTTTATATCGTTTAAGCTTTCAAATTTAAATAACAATGCTAAGCTAAGATATATAATTACACCAACCGCACTACAAACAAGTATTTGTAAAATATTTGTTTGTTTAATTAAAATTAGATTTAATGTATACATCGCAAAACCCATAATTGTAGAGAAAAGAAATATGGGAGATATATCTTTAATTTGATAGAAGCCACTATAGTTTAACATTTTACCAGCATAATGTGTATTTATAAGTAATGCTAAAATGGAACAGATTAATTGTCCCCAAAGGAGAGCATAAAAACCATAATATAAAGTGATTGCTAATACTATCGTAATTACTACCTTTTTAATAATTTCTAATTTTAAAAATAAATCACTTCTTCCTTTTACCTGTAAAACTATTAAATTGTATAAATGAATAGGATATAAAATTCCACTAGCGCAAATGATTTGGAAAATTGGAACCATAGGCAGCCACTTTTCTGTGAACAATAGAATAATTAATGGTTTTGCTAAAACTGCCATAATTATCATAATGGGTGTTATGATAAACAAGACAAGCTGCATTACTTGCTTGTATGCTTTTTTTAAACGAGGAATATCATCTTGAACTTTGGAAAAAATTGGAAATATTACTCGACTTAGCGCTCCTGAAACATTAGACACCGGAAGCATCATTAGCGAATTTGCCCTTGCATAATATCCAACCTGTCCTGCTGAATAATATTTACCAATTACTATTTGGTAAATATTAGTAAAAATTATATCTAAAATTCCAGACAACGTAAGCTTGTAACCAAAATGGAAATGTTGGCGGAATTTGTCCTTATTAAACACAAGAATTGGATGCCACTTTGAAGATACCCACAAAAAAAAACTGGTAAAAAATGAATTTGTTATAGCTAAGCCAACTAGACTCCAAACTCCCCAATTTTTGTAGGCCATTAAAACACCTATAACTCCACCAATAAATACTGCTGGAAAAGTTATTAATGCTTGTTTTTTAAATTTTAATTCTCTTGTTAATATAGTGTTTTGCACGGCTCCAAAAGCAGAGATTACAAATGTTAAACCATAAACGCGGGTTATAGAAGCAAGCGAAGGCTGACTATAAAAATCTGCAATTAAAGGAGCACATAGATATAATATTCCGTAAATTATAATACTACATACTAAATTAAAATAAAAAACTGTTGAATAATCCTCCTGATTTACCTCTGCAGTACGAATTAATGAACTTGTCATACCACCATCAAAAAGTGTATTACCTATTCCAATAAAGATTGCAAGCATACCAATTAAACCAAATTCTTCAGGCAATAAAATTCTTGCCAAAACAACAGAAACTACAAATGTTAATGCTTGAGTACCAAATTGTTGAGAATAAGTCCAAATCATTCCCGCTAAAGCTTGTTTTCCTAATGACATTAATTAGATATTATATTTAATAATTAACGGTATTTTATATTAATGATTCCTCCCTTATTCTTAATTTGCATAGCTAGTAAGAGATTGCAAAAATCTTCTAAGTAAATAATTAGATATCATTACCAAATATACTCTAAAATTATCTACAATCTCTTACTTACGCTATCTCTAGATAAAACTCCTTTCACATCATAGACAATTCCATGTTCTTTCAGATATTTACTAAGATCAAGTGTGAGAAATTCATGGTGTGAAACTGTATGAATAATAGCATCAAACTTAGTATCAAAAGCTTTTTTAAATTCATTGTCAATAGTATTTGAATAGCAAGTTATTCCATACTCATCAAAAACGTCCTTAGAGTTAGCCCAAGGATCATAGGTTATAATCTCAGCACCATAATCCTGCAAATTAGTAATAACATCAATGGCCTTCGAATTTCTAATATCAGGGCAATTTTCTTTAAAAGTAATGCCGAGATTCAAAATTTTAGCACCTCTAATTTTTATGTCGCTTTTGATCATTAATTTTACAACCTGTGATGCTACAAATGCTCCCATAGAATCATTCAGTCTTCTAGCAGCTAATATTAATTCAGAATAATATCCTATTTCCTGAGCTTTCTGAGCTAAATAAAAAGGATCAACCCCAATACAATGACCTCCTACTAAACCAGGCTTGAACTTTAAAAAATTCCACTTTGTTCCTGCAGCTTCCAAAACATCGTGAGTATCAATATCCATTAATGAAAAAATTTTGGCCAACTCATTCATAAAAGCAATATTAAGATCTCGCTGAGAGTTTTCAATTACCTTTGAAGCTTCAGCCACTTTAATAGTCGGGGCCAAATGAGTTCCTGCTACGATAACAGACTTGTATAAATCGTCAACAATTTTTCCGACTTCCAGAGTAGAGCCAGAAGTTACTTTTAAAATTTTATCTACCGTATGTTCTTTGTCTCCGGGATTAATACGTTCTGGTGAATAACCCACAAAAAAATCTATATTGAATTTTAATCCTGAAACTTTTTCCAAAACAGGCACACATTCTTCTTCAGTTACACCTGGATATACCGTAGATTCATAAATGACAATATCATTTTTCTTCAATACATTTCCTACTGTTTCACTCGATCTGTATAATGGAGTTAAGTCAGGTCTGTTATGTTTATCGATAGGTGTTGGAACGGTGACAATGTAAACGTTTGCATCCCGAATGTCTTCATGATTTGACGAGCAGTATAATCCCAAATTGTTGGGTGTTGCAAAAGGATTCTCACTGACCTGTACTGACTTTAATAAATCCTCAGAAATTTCCTGGGTAGAATCAACTCCGTTATTAATTTCGGCAATACGTTTTTGATTGATATCAAAACCTATAACCGGATATTTCGTTGCAAAAAGTCTTGCCAAAGGTAAACCCACATATCCTAGACCTATTACTGCAATTTTATTTTGTCTGCTCATCAATATTTTCCACATCAATTTCATTACTGAAACTTTGTTACTTATTTACCTTCCAAAAATTCTTTGTAAAAAAGATTTCTTTTGGTCTACAGAATATCCGTATCCATATTTATAACCATAACCATATCCACTGTTCATCTTACTTACATCATTCAAAACCAAACCAACATTTTTAATTTTTTTGTCTTTGATTTGTTTATTGATGAAACCAATCAGTTCTTTTTCTGTGTAACCAGACCTTGTCACATAAACTGTCGCATCAGCTACATCTGAAATTAATAATGAATCTGTTACCAACATTAACGGTGCTGTATCTAAAATAATATAGTCATATAAAGGTCTTAAATTCTCTATTAATTCCTGATATCTTCCGTTCGACAACAATTCTGTAGGATTTGGAGTAATTGCCCCGGAATATATTACATCGCAGTAAGGGTTAAATGTAGTTTGATGAACAATTTCAGAAGCAGTCATAGCATCATCATGCATAAATTCAGACAAACCAACCAATCCTCTTCTGCTTTCGTTGTATCTCTGTAACTGTGGATTTCGAATATCAGAACCAACGATTACTACTTTTTTTCTAGGCGTTGCCAAAGTAAGTGCCAGATTCACTGAGGTAAAAGTTTTCCCTTCTCCTTTAACTGTAGAAGTTACAAAAATAACATGACCTTTCTTATTTTTGGGTAACATAAAATTGATATTGGTAATCAAAATTCTAAATGCTTCTGCCAGTGGAGACATATCGTTCAGTTGTACAATTTCAGGATCACCTTTTTCCAAAGATGGTAATTCACCAATAACGGTTGCACCTTCAGCTAGTTTTTCTAGATCTTGCTTGGATTTAATTTTGTTATCAAATAATTCAAGTAAGTAAATTATTACAAACGGTATTAAAAGGCCAGCTATCAAAGCAACAAGATAAATAATTTGTTTCTTGGGTGAAACTGTACTTATTGTCAAGGCATCATCCACTACTCTTGCTTTAGGTGCGGCAATAGCTAACGAGATTGCTGCTTCCTCTCTTCTTTGCAACAAAAGCAAATATAATTGCTCTTTTATATTTTGCTGTCTCTCTATGCTTCTAAAAAGCTTTTCCTGAACGGGAATTTTAGAAATTCTACCGGAAAGCCTGTTCTGCTCAGATTGCACATTATTTCTAGAAATCTGAAGCCCAGACCTGCTTTTCTGCAGACTCTGCAACACAGAACTCCTAATACTGGTAATCTGCTTTGTTATATCCTGAACCATAGGATTTGAAGTAGTAGCATTCTGTAATAGTCTTGCTCTTTCTAAAACAAGCTGGTTATACAGAGCAATGTTTGAATTGGAATCTGAATCTGTAAGACCCACGTTCAAAGGTAAAACTTCGTAATTCCCTTGCCTGCTGTTCAAATTGCCAATTAAACCATTAATTAATTCAAGTTGTGATTCGGTAGCAATCTGTTGTTGACGTATTGTCGAAGCTGTTTGTAAGGACAATTCTGCTTCAGTTTCAATATCTGCAATGTTATTCTTAACCTTAAAATTCTGCTTCTGTGTTTCAACCTTTCCTAACTCCTCACCAATCAGATTAATTCTTTCATCAATAAATGCAGCTGTTTTTTGCGCTTCAGAATTCTTATCTAAAATTGCCTCACGATTGTAATTGACAGCCAATCTATTCAATATATCTTCAGCTTTTTCTGATGAAGGATGATTAAGACTTAATTTTATTACTGTAGAATTTTTTTCTACTAAACTTACTTTGAGCTCCGAGAGAAGTGCTCTTGATCTGTTCATTGCCGACATAAATTCCAATCTGTAACGCACTTGCTTATCAGTATGAGAAATTACATTCGGATCTCTTTGAAATATCACCACACCAAACGGTAGAGACAACGACTTATTAAAAGTGATTTCTATCGGATTTTTAAAGCTTTCTGACTTTAGGGTGATTGAACTGCCTTTCACAGTCGCAAAAACTTCTTTTGCTGGATAAGTACCTTTAGATTTTTCACTAATAACTCTCACAACAAAAGGAGCAGAATTTCTATATAGTTCAGTATCTTTTAGCTTTCCGTTAGAATAGATATTTGTTTCCAAGCCCAGCTCTTTTACGACAGAAATCATCAATTTTTTTGATTTAAAAATTTCAATCTCATTATCTACAGAGTTCGTACCCATACCTCCAACCCCACCGATTTCTGAAAGCACAGACATTTCAGGCTGACCAGACGAAGATTTTTTCACCTCTTTAATAAGCAATGTAGATTCTGTATTGTAAACAGGAATTGTATACCTAAGAAAAAACCAAGCTGTTATGATTGCAATAATCGCCCCCATAATAAACCAATACCATCTATAGACGAAAGGTTTTATAACTTCCCTAATATTGAAAGACTCTTCTTCATGAGTCTGATCTTGTGTCTGATTATAATCCACTATAATGAATAATTATGATATTATTAATTTCTTGTAAGTGCTAATACTCCAAGAGCAATAGATGCTATTACTGATGCGACAGAAATATACAACCCAGTATTAGGATCTATTCTAGCAGATTTTTCTCTGATAGAGTTTGGCTGCACGTAAATCATATCATTCTGTTTTAAATAATAATATGGTGAATTAATAAATTGTGCACTTGTTAAATCGATTCTTTGTTGTGCAAATTTACCATCTACATTTCTAACAATCAAAATGTTATTGCGCACACCAAAAGAAGTTAAATCTCCGGCTAAGCCTAAAGCTTGCAATAATGTGGTGTTTCCATCTGGAATTACATAGGTTCCTGGTTTTGCTACCTCACCTAATAATGACACTTTAAAATTGATTAATTTTAAATCTACCACAGGATTTTTGACATATATAGAGATTAAACCCGAAAGTTTTGCTTTTAATGTTTCAATGTTTTCGTCTTTGGTACTAACCAAGCCTATTTGCGGAAAATCTATATTTCCATCTGTATCTATTAAATAGGTAGGTCCTGATGCAGGTACTGGCTGAAACTGGTTATTACTGTTTGGGGTAGAATATTGTGCCACTGTAGCTGCAGAAGAATAATTTTGATTAAATGGCTTTACTACATCAAGATCTTTAGCTGAAACCATAATTACCAATTGATCGCCTGGCTGTAATGTAATTCTATTGTTTTTCACAGAATTATCAAGAGCGATGCTTTCAATATCTTTCATGTAATTGATTTCCTGTCTAGGCGCACAAGAAAATATTGTCAAACTTAGAGCTCCGTATATATAGTATTTTTTTATATTCATTCTAAATAATTTTTTCACAAAAATAGTATTATTATTCTTTAAACAAAATTTGTTTGTTTTTATATTAGTTTTTAATTTAGTTTCAGAGAATACGTCTATATATTATTCTCTATTTCTAAAGTTAAATTTTCCGTACCATTTAATAGCTTTTTGTCCAAGCTTTCGTACTCAGAATTATTACTGATAAATTCGGGCACAATTTTTTTCAACAAAGTCACAACCTGCACTTTATCACGTTTTACCGCTGATTTAATAATTTGTTTGAACAGAACTTCAATTTCACCAAAATTAACAGTTGGGTCTTTAGAAATCATAATTTTCTCATGATGAGTAGGTACTGTTGTAGCATCATTACTCAGCAATTCTTCATATAATTTCTCACCTGGTCTTAATCCTATGAATTTAATTTTAATATCTACATCAGGAGTAAAACCAGACAATTTAATCATTCTTTTGGCTAAATCTAAAATCTTTACGGGATCACCCATATCAAATACATAGATTTCACCACCAGCTCCCATTGTTCCCGCCTGCAGAACCAATTCGCAAGCTTCAGGTATGGTCATGAAGTATCTAATAATATCAGGATGAGTAATCGTCACAGGACCTCCTTTCTCAATCTGCTTTTTGAAATGTGGAATTACTGATCCATTTGATCCCAATACATTTCCAAAACGCGTAGTGATGAATTTTGTTGTATTCCCTTCAGAATTTTGCAATGATTGTACAAATAATTCTGCTGTTCTTTTTGAAGCCCCCATTACATTGGTAGGATTCACAGCTTTATCGGTAGAAACCATTACAAAACGGTTTACCTTATATTTTTTAGAAAGTAAAGCCACATTTTTTGTCCCTAACACATTCACAAAAATAGCTTCGTGAGGATTTTCTTCAATTAACGGAACATGCTTATATGCAGCAGCATGATACACCATTGAAAACTGATAGATCTCAAATATTTTTTCAAGCCTGTAACTATTGGAAATATCCGCTAAAACAAATTTAAATTTTTGTTCGGGAAACTTTTCTAATAACTCTAGTTCTAATTCATACAGAGGTGATTCTGCCTGATCTAATACTACTATTAAAGATGGACTAAACTGAGCGACTTGTCTTACAATTTCACTTCCGATAGAACCTGCTCCCCCAGTAACCAAAACATTTTTCTCAGCATGTCTGATGATAACATCTTTATTTTCAATTTTAATTGGTCTTCTATTCAATAAATCTTCAATCTGAAGCTGACGAATACCTCCAACCAAATCAGAATCTCTCATTTTACTGACGGTAGGCGCCTTCAGAACCTTTAAGCCATTATCTAAGGCTAATGTCATCCATTCTTCAAGCTCAGGTTTTGACATGATTTCTTTTATAATTAAAAGCGCATCAAAAGATTTTATTAAATCTTTATTCCTGAAAAAACGGTCGCTATTGTATATTTTGTGTCCCAACAAAAGAGCTTTGTGGGAATCTGATCTTTTTGTAAGAAAACCTTCTAATCGATAAGGATAATTAGGGTTATGCAAGATTGCTCTAGCCAAAGAAACAGAGGCATCGCCTACTCCAACAACGGCGATTTTGATTTTAGAAGAAGAACCTTTTATATCTATTAATATATTGAAAAACTGTTTTGTCAGCATTCTAAAGAAAAACATGATAGAAACAGAAATAAAAAAGTAAAGAAATAGATTTGGATATAGAAAAAGTGATTTTCCCAGCCAAAATTCTGTAGCATAATTTACTAAAAGTAATGTCAATAAAGTACTTCCAGAAGACAATACGATTTTAAAAAAGTCAAAGAATGTTGAATGTCTGATAATTCCTGCGTATGTTTTAAAAGTAAACATAAACAGAACATTTATTGCGATCAGCAAAATTCTTTTTTCAGTAAGATATTGCGGAAAATTAACTTTTACATGTAATTTTTCTAAGAGAAAATAAGAAATAAGTATGGAAGATAATATGATGATAACATCAATAAGAATAACTGTCCACCTAGGTATATATCTTAGCTCTGTGAGTTTCACAATATTATCCCCGTTATATATGGCGTTAAAAGCGTCATTCAGCTTTTTCATTCAGCATTCGTTGTTTATTTATTTTCGGCAAAGATAATCATATTATTTTGATAAAAAATGACTTAACTCATAAATTACAGTAAGCATTAGAAATCATAAGACGTAATCTTAACCATCTTAATTACTTAGGTGCTCCGAGTTTAATTTAAAAATTAGTTATCCACATTATCCATTTGCAAAACTACAAAATAATACATCACTGAAGCTAAATTGAAAACAATATATCGGCAGATTAACAAACTTTATTACAACAAAATATTTATGAGAAAATCTTCATACTTAGAATAAAAACCCCTCGAAGCTGATTCCGAGGGGTTTATTTTAATTATATTGAATGATTAAGCGATTTGCTTTCTCTTTACAACAATAACTATTAAAGCTAAAGCTGCAATTATAAGTTCTGGAATGTATTCGTTGATAGGAACTGTATCGCCTGGGTTTCCCGGAACCACATCTTCCTGGATAGCCATCTCAGAATTATCATCATAAATAAATGGATTTGATGAAGTTTCCTGCGCAAAACTCATCACAGAAAGTATGATTAAGCTTGCAATTATTATCTTTTTCATATTTGTTATTTAATTATTTTTTTAGAGTAATCTTTTCCTCCTGAAACAGCTTTGACTATGTAAAGGCCTTTAGCTTGAAGTTTTATATGAACAAGTTTGGAGTTTGCCTTAAATTGCTGAACAATTCTACCAGCCGCGTCAAATACTGCTACTGAATCAATATTTTTATTATTTCTTACATAGAAATCCTCACCTTCTCTATAAATTTCAAAAGAATCACTTTGTACTTCTGACGTAGATAACACATCTAGTTTGTACACAATTTCAAATCTGTTTCCAAATTCTCCTGCATTAGATGCAAATGAGTAAGCTTGATTTTGAAGATTTATATACGTTCCCAGCTGCTTATCATGAAGATAAATTGCCTGTCCGTTATTAAAAATTCCTTCTTTCTGAGCTAATGAAATCACAAAATTCCCGTTCTCAAAATGCTTAACTCCCATCGGAACTACATCATTCACATCAAAACCAGCTTTCCCCTGAATTACTAATTTCTGCGCATCTGCCGTTGTATAAAAAGCATCTGAACCCATAGCAATAGCTTTAGAATCGTAATTATCAAATGCATCTGAAGCAGAATTTAGATAGGCAACAGCAAAAGTATTGTTGGTGTTATAGGATGAATTTAATCTCAACCAAAACTTACCTTCACTTGCATTATTATTTTTATTGAAGAAAGTTCCGTCTGTAGCATTTCTCATGTCGTTTGTAAAACTTAATAATGTATTCACAGTAGGAGATGAAGTTTTAACGATAAATCCTTGCGCAATAGGAGCAACAGTTCCCGTAGGAATAACTGTTCCCGGATTGTTATTTACAGGAACCCATGCTGAGCTCAATGCATTATAAGTAGCGTATCCAATGTTTGTGGTAGTAGCACCATTCTGAGTGGTCACAGAATTGCTGGTGTTATCCCAAAAATACATAGTGCTCGCAATTCTTGATGAATTTGCAGTGTAAAATGCATTTAGATCTAAATTTGAAGGATAAGGGTTTCCAACTAAGTTGAATCCGTTACCGGTTGTAGCTAATGTAAATGTTTGACTTCCGTTATTTGGAACTCCAGTGAAAGTTACCGCCGCGTTTGCAATAGGCGTTTTAATAGCATAAGCTTTTGCAAATAAAGAAGATGCATCAGCAGTATTTACAAAATAGTCTGTCGCTGTATTGTAATCTGTCACAAATGCAGGAGTAGCGCCCGAATAGATATTGTTCAGATTTTGTGAAGCTACAGGCGAAGACCAGAATGCGTACTTATCAACTACACTTGTTCCTGTTTTTAAAACTTTAAAAGTTCCTGCATAATTTAGCGTAGAACCGTCTTTCTGAACAAGATTTCCACCGTTTTCAATGGTAACATCTAAAGCTGAAACTGTACTACCTGTCGTTATTTCTAGAACTCCGCTATTTTTAATTGTGATATTTTTCGCAGCAAATACAGGAAGTGAATTTGTTGAGTAAACACCTGTAAGAATAACATCTTTACCATCAGGAGTACCATTTGACCATGTTGTACCGTTCCAAACTGTAGTTTCTATTCTTTTATAAAGAGCAACTTCAGGTAATTGGCTACTTGGTGCATAAGCCTTAAAGCCCGGTGTTCCCAAACCTGCATTGTACTTTAAAATTCTTGTAGCGTCAGAAGCATTTTTAAAAGAATAATACCCTGCATTTACATAGGTCACATTCCATCTCTGCTGAGTATTGGATAATGTTGCAACAGTTGAAAGGTTTGTACTACCTCCCGCATAACTCAGATATTTAGAGTCATTAGAATTTTGAACGGTATAAACTCCACTAACATTTGTAATATTCCAAACATTATTTGTTGGAGGATTAATCACTTCATTATTTACCGCATTTAAATTTGAAGTAACCAACGTACCACTTGTAATGGTATTTGTTGTTATCACCTCATCATTAGCATCTGCAATTACATAATAGCCATCCGTTAAATTCGCTAAAGAATTGATTTTTTCAAATCGTCCGATACCATTATAAGTGACAGGATCATTGGCAACAGTTAAAACAATCTGCTGATTATATACATTCCAGTTAGTATCACCTGCTTGAGCAGCTGTGATGGTCGTTGTTCCTAAACCTGTAACAGTTACTGTATTTCCAGAAACCGTTGCAACTGCAGGATTTGAGCTTGTATAGGCAACCGTTAAATTGGCATTAGTTGTATTTGCAGGAAATGTGAAAGCAGGACTGCTTGCATATTTTGTAATATCAGAAAATCCTGTTAAAGTTTGAGAACCTTTAGCAATTGTAATCGTAATAGTTGCCGCAACTGAAGTTCCTGAAGCATTTGTAGCAGTAACATCAGTAGTAAAAGTTCCTGCTGAAGCAGATGTTCCTGTGATTTCACCAGTAGTTGTATTTAAAGTCAAACCAGATGGCAAATTACTTCCGCTTACTAATGCGTAAGAAGTAGGAGTCTGTGTAGCTACAATATTTTGAGAGAAAACAGCACCCACATTTCCCGTAAAGGTAGATGCAGTGACAGTAGGTATAGCAGTT
It contains:
- a CDS encoding T9SS type A sorting domain-containing protein, giving the protein MNLKLQNFSKMSLAFLMALFSVWGMSQTITIDLTSAGGSTNLGVNAYASGAERTWTQTGVGFGGKAITSAISPNAGTIQAQASNGVVYNTTAIPGRIKTIQVNQNAATSFTLFGGTSRLVNSTTGNYTVTGGTSAGSVTGTTWTSGDLSANNYTFFVLKKGTAAAYITSIVITYESANTPNFTTTGTFNAFSYVEGNGPSASQSIATSGSNLDNTAVTVTAPTNFEVSLTGGNDFADTKTITYTGGAFSAQSVYARLKSGLALGAYSGNIILAGGSVATNTNIAVTGNVTAIPTVTASTFTGNVGAVFSQNIVATQTPTSYALVSGSNLPSGLTLNTTTGEITGTSASAGTFTTDVTATNASGTSVAATITITIAKGSQTLTGFSDITKYASSPAFTFPANTTNANLTVAYTSSNPAVATVSGNTVTVTGLGTTTITAAQAGDTNWNVYNQQIVLTVANDPVTYNGIGRFEKINSLANLTDGYYVIADANDEVITTNTITSGTLVTSNLNAVNNEVINPPTNNVWNITNVSGVYTVQNSNDSKYLSYAGGSTNLSTVATLSNTQQRWNVTYVNAGYYSFKNASDATRILKYNAGLGTPGFKAYAPSSQLPEVALYKRIETTVWNGTTWSNGTPDGKDVILTGVYSTNSLPVFAAKNITIKNSGVLEITTGSTVSALDVTIENGGNLVQKDGSTLNYAGTFKVLKTGTSVVDKYAFWSSPVASQNLNNIYSGATPAFVTDYNTATDYFVNTADASSLFAKAYAIKTPIANAAVTFTGVPNNGSQTFTLATTGNGFNLVGNPYPSNLDLNAFYTANSSRIASTMYFWDNTSNSVTTQNGATTTNIGYATYNALSSAWVPVNNNPGTVIPTGTVAPIAQGFIVKTSSPTVNTLLSFTNDMRNATDGTFFNKNNNASEGKFWLRLNSSYNTNNTFAVAYLNSASDAFDNYDSKAIAMGSDAFYTTADAQKLVIQGKAGFDVNDVVPMGVKHFENGNFVISLAQKEGIFNNGQAIYLHDKQLGTYINLQNQAYSFASNAGEFGNRFEIVYKLDVLSTSEVQSDSFEIYREGEDFYVRNNKNIDSVAVFDAAGRIVQQFKANSKLVHIKLQAKGLYIVKAVSGGKDYSKKIIK